The following coding sequences lie in one Pontibacter sp. G13 genomic window:
- a CDS encoding DJ-1/PfpI family protein — protein MRIAYILFDNITLLDLIGAYDAIGRIKAQRPTLTWDLCAMSPTILDSHGMKIQMTAIQPDLSEYDVLFIPGGMGTRPLQFDLPFLNWLSTAESVPLKTSVCTGSLLLGAAGFLQGKVATTHFREYETLKPYCKEVATNRIVVDGGVITAGAVASSLDLGLYLCEKWVGKSNAEAFREDMDYRGADPDIRVV, from the coding sequence ATGCGAATCGCCTACATCCTGTTTGACAACATCACCTTGCTGGACCTGATCGGGGCCTATGACGCGATCGGCCGGATCAAAGCGCAGCGACCCACTCTCACTTGGGATCTCTGTGCGATGTCTCCGACCATTTTGGATAGCCACGGCATGAAGATTCAGATGACTGCCATTCAACCCGATTTGAGTGAATACGATGTCTTGTTTATCCCCGGAGGCATGGGAACACGCCCCTTGCAATTCGATCTGCCATTTCTCAATTGGCTTTCGACGGCTGAATCTGTTCCGCTCAAGACTTCCGTCTGTACCGGGAGCCTATTGTTGGGCGCAGCGGGATTTCTGCAGGGTAAGGTCGCCACTACGCATTTTAGGGAATACGAGACGCTCAAGCCCTACTGCAAGGAAGTCGCCACCAACCGGATCGTGGTAGATGGTGGGGTGATCACTGCTGGGGCCGTTGCTTCCTCCCTCGATTTGGGATTGTACCTCTGCGAAAAATGGGTCGGAAAATCCAATGCTGAAGCATTTCGGGAAGACATGGACTACCGGGGAGCCGATCCAGATATTCGAGTGGTGTAG
- a CDS encoding VPS10 domain-containing protein, with translation MNIVIFNRFNFIMIRYCITLAASFVGAFICQAQLDQNFFQQLQSQPLSSSDTIVWHQIGPGMSGYCEEFWCHPTDTNVLFMSPDMYNSYGSWDNGQSWQTIKPVDGTGKEMRRIKDIEFSHQNPNFGMAVDVRGHLYKTTDQGHTWTRQMQFNGGGKQSQMTVDPNDDNNWYIGGGDFWNVKSNHRSQANPLGHSYKYAEYGAIYKSTNAGQSWTRVKVGLPSTTDVARIIVDPTNSSKIFAATNHGIYISNDQGDSWNKSGNGLPHNRPRDLTYYHDASTGEFILYMVEQTHYQPNGSTITSSGGVYKSIDHGQTWTNITGDLGLDLTQMTNYAQRDKYHNAVGFWLGISKADAKSNYPTFPTAILSVYNRLIVNPKNKNELYIGTNVKHDKSFGVGDVWKTEDGGQTWFPTARTGKYWVDDPDNSYWTSRNKPVGMNTQFAHLHEYMKDHYEYAGNRFLTVNPNGDVYICIDQQTLKTTDHGVSWHQVDDFETAPGSGHWVGRGGSNLPGRFMLLETGDPKRYLFCSGEHGLWQSAPLGDFPDPMAIALEQIEGQNNPAGAHSISNVAVHPNDPNTLYILMFRQNHRGQFRKSTDGGQTWTNISNPVVYGGNLSQDHIHQHSLMIDPLNPNTIYFTVLANPFREVSNQRVPSDFTALGVYKSVDGGLTWSRKNAGFPAGASVNRLAMDPQDSHTLYASLNMSKNGSNGGLYRTTNQGNSWSKITIPSSIKSVNNIFIDRNNGHLFISCGTDEGTFAQGGVWRSKDTGATWQKIFDMPYIWQAETSPVNPNIITVASALPHENKGATTFNPGAYLSLDGGQTWMKVNQNLGQPDVITDFKPDPYTEGIYWLALKGSGWAIGYTKGMTQGWSSLATSLEGEVIEGLAEESIPIFPNPTQNKLNIGLEVRDPSSVEIRIFGLDGKTVWNTRSKFKVSGDRISFSAKGLKPGTYIMILHADGHYYQKRFIKQ, from the coding sequence ATGAATATCGTCATTTTCAATCGCTTCAATTTTATCATGATCAGATACTGTATTACGCTCGCAGCCTCGTTTGTCGGGGCCTTCATCTGTCAAGCGCAGTTGGATCAAAACTTCTTCCAGCAGCTACAATCTCAGCCGCTTTCATCCAGCGACACCATCGTCTGGCATCAGATCGGACCGGGAATGTCTGGCTATTGCGAGGAGTTTTGGTGCCATCCGACCGACACCAATGTCTTGTTCATGTCCCCGGATATGTACAACTCTTACGGCTCCTGGGACAACGGCCAATCCTGGCAAACGATCAAGCCCGTCGATGGGACCGGCAAAGAAATGCGCCGCATCAAGGACATCGAGTTCTCCCACCAAAACCCGAATTTCGGCATGGCCGTCGATGTACGTGGTCATCTATACAAGACTACCGACCAAGGACACACATGGACCCGCCAGATGCAATTCAATGGGGGAGGCAAACAGTCGCAGATGACAGTCGATCCCAATGATGACAACAATTGGTACATCGGAGGGGGAGATTTCTGGAATGTGAAATCCAACCATCGCAGCCAAGCGAATCCACTCGGACATTCCTACAAGTATGCCGAGTATGGCGCCATCTACAAGTCCACCAATGCAGGGCAGTCCTGGACGCGGGTGAAGGTAGGCCTACCAAGTACTACAGACGTGGCGCGGATCATCGTCGACCCCACCAATTCCAGCAAGATATTCGCAGCTACCAACCACGGTATCTACATCAGCAATGACCAAGGGGATTCGTGGAACAAAAGTGGAAATGGGCTCCCGCACAATCGCCCCAGAGATCTCACCTATTACCACGATGCTTCTACGGGTGAATTCATCCTATACATGGTGGAACAGACGCATTATCAGCCCAATGGAAGCACAATCACGTCTTCAGGCGGGGTATACAAAAGCATCGACCACGGACAGACCTGGACCAACATCACGGGAGACTTGGGGCTCGACCTCACCCAGATGACCAATTATGCCCAGCGCGACAAATACCACAATGCCGTCGGATTCTGGCTGGGAATTTCCAAAGCAGATGCAAAATCCAACTACCCAACCTTTCCTACCGCGATCCTATCGGTGTACAACCGACTGATCGTCAACCCCAAAAACAAGAACGAGCTCTACATCGGCACCAATGTCAAGCATGACAAATCATTTGGCGTGGGAGACGTCTGGAAAACCGAGGATGGGGGACAGACTTGGTTCCCAACCGCCAGAACGGGCAAATATTGGGTGGATGATCCAGACAATTCCTACTGGACTTCCCGCAACAAGCCAGTAGGGATGAACACCCAATTTGCGCACCTCCACGAGTACATGAAGGATCACTACGAATATGCCGGAAATCGATTCCTGACAGTCAACCCAAACGGGGATGTCTACATCTGCATCGACCAACAGACGCTAAAAACGACCGATCATGGCGTTTCGTGGCATCAGGTGGACGATTTCGAGACAGCACCCGGATCTGGGCATTGGGTTGGGCGCGGCGGTTCCAACCTTCCGGGACGATTCATGCTGTTGGAAACAGGAGATCCCAAACGATACCTATTTTGCTCAGGCGAACATGGCCTTTGGCAGAGTGCGCCGCTGGGAGACTTTCCCGATCCAATGGCCATTGCTCTGGAGCAGATCGAAGGCCAAAACAATCCCGCTGGTGCTCACTCCATCTCCAATGTCGCCGTTCACCCCAATGATCCCAATACGCTCTATATCCTGATGTTCCGCCAGAATCACCGCGGACAATTCCGAAAATCGACCGATGGAGGCCAGACTTGGACCAACATTTCCAATCCAGTAGTCTATGGCGGAAACTTATCGCAGGACCATATTCATCAGCATTCCCTGATGATCGATCCGCTGAATCCCAATACCATCTATTTCACGGTTTTGGCCAATCCCTTCCGAGAAGTCTCCAACCAGCGCGTTCCGAGTGATTTCACGGCATTGGGCGTTTACAAAAGCGTAGATGGGGGCCTCACTTGGTCCAGAAAAAATGCGGGTTTCCCTGCAGGTGCAAGTGTAAACCGCCTGGCGATGGACCCACAAGATTCCCACACCCTATACGCATCGCTGAACATGTCCAAGAACGGGTCCAATGGAGGGCTGTATCGCACGACAAATCAAGGAAATAGCTGGTCCAAAATCACCATCCCTTCATCGATCAAGTCGGTCAACAACATTTTCATCGACCGCAACAACGGGCATCTGTTTATCTCCTGCGGAACGGATGAAGGGACATTCGCTCAAGGCGGAGTCTGGAGAAGCAAAGATACGGGAGCTACTTGGCAGAAGATCTTCGACATGCCCTACATCTGGCAGGCGGAAACCTCCCCCGTCAACCCCAACATCATCACCGTAGCTTCTGCCCTTCCTCATGAAAACAAAGGCGCAACGACCTTCAATCCCGGTGCATATTTGTCCCTCGATGGGGGCCAGACATGGATGAAAGTCAACCAAAATCTGGGGCAGCCTGATGTGATCACCGATTTCAAGCCAGATCCATACACCGAGGGAATTTATTGGCTGGCACTCAAGGGGAGCGGCTGGGCCATTGGCTACACCAAGGGCATGACGCAAGGTTGGAGCAGCCTAGCTACCAGCCTGGAAGGGGAAGTCATCGAAGGATTGGCCGAAGAATCCATTCCGATTTTCCCGAATCCAACCCAGAACAAGCTCAACATCGGGCTGGAAGTACGCGACCCTTCCTCCGTGGAAATCCGCATTTTCGGGCTGGACGGCAAGACAGTGTGGAATACCCGATCCAAATTCAAGGTATCTGGAGACCGAATCTCCTTCTCTGCGAAAGGGCTCAAGCCGGGTACCTACATCATGATCCTTCACGCAGACGGACATTACTACCAAAAACGGTTCATCAAGCAATAA
- a CDS encoding alkaline phosphatase D family protein, whose protein sequence is MKKLILSVCLVAMTLGVSAQQVQQLDRTESRAADVAAAFNPNLAPFYHGVASGDPLADRVIIWTRYTPDMEGTYDISYTVATDTGLTDVVTTGQVSTFASKDYTVKVDVTGLTAGTTYYFQFEDTDGRKSIIGRTRTAASGAVDQLRFAVVSCSNYDEGYFNAYGNIAQRNDLDAVLHLGDYIYEYGENYYGDSANTDRVLEPAVEILNIVDYRTRYSLYKLDENLIKLHQQHPMVAIWDDHESANDAFKDGAENHDDATEGTWDARKKTARQVYFEWMPIREKADSTIYRALSYGDLVDLIMLDTRLEGREEQINDITNPLLYAPNRTLLGATQKQWLKDQLANSTAKWKVVGNQVIFSEFNVGWAGPATGQTFEQVESGFLDIWDGYPAERDTLINFISSNSIDNVIWLTGDFHSTFAFDIALRPSVFAVDVQDGTLLPTYDPATGNGSVAVEFATPSITSKNFDENVGAAASAGFEFQMNNPILTVDPTDPVYGITPNPHMKYVDLDQHGYFVLDLKEDSAQADWYFVQDIRSLTEVENHGKGAVTMDGGNRLKISDAEATPKAIQEIPAPWPNFTTSIEEASPIHLFEAYPVPAHDFVNVSFATTAAGDLRVELMSLDGSMIQSISEQVAQGLFQTQLNTSELASGFYLVRISLNGATAVTRKVIID, encoded by the coding sequence ATGAAGAAGTTGATTTTGAGTGTCTGCCTAGTTGCCATGACCTTGGGCGTTTCGGCCCAGCAAGTGCAGCAGTTGGACCGTACCGAGAGCCGTGCTGCCGATGTAGCTGCCGCTTTCAACCCCAATCTGGCGCCTTTCTACCACGGGGTGGCCTCTGGGGACCCATTGGCCGATCGCGTGATCATCTGGACACGCTACACGCCCGATATGGAAGGAACTTATGATATTTCCTATACTGTCGCGACCGATACGGGATTGACCGATGTCGTGACCACTGGACAGGTTTCCACCTTTGCTTCCAAAGATTATACCGTCAAAGTAGATGTGACGGGGCTCACCGCTGGAACGACCTATTACTTCCAGTTCGAAGACACGGACGGCCGTAAATCCATCATTGGACGTACCCGGACAGCCGCTTCCGGAGCCGTAGACCAACTGCGTTTTGCGGTGGTCTCGTGTTCCAACTATGACGAAGGATATTTCAACGCCTACGGCAATATCGCTCAGCGTAATGATCTCGACGCAGTTTTGCACTTGGGTGATTACATCTATGAGTATGGCGAAAACTACTACGGAGACTCTGCCAATACCGACCGCGTGCTTGAGCCTGCTGTGGAGATTCTGAATATCGTCGACTACCGTACTCGCTACTCTTTGTACAAACTCGATGAGAACTTGATCAAATTGCACCAACAGCACCCGATGGTGGCGATCTGGGATGACCATGAATCTGCCAATGACGCTTTCAAGGATGGCGCTGAAAATCACGATGATGCGACTGAGGGCACTTGGGATGCGCGGAAGAAGACGGCTCGTCAGGTGTACTTCGAGTGGATGCCGATTCGGGAAAAGGCCGATTCTACCATCTACCGTGCGCTTTCCTACGGTGATTTGGTGGACCTGATCATGTTGGATACTCGCCTCGAAGGCCGTGAAGAGCAGATCAACGATATCACCAATCCATTGCTGTATGCGCCGAACCGTACTTTGCTGGGGGCAACTCAAAAGCAGTGGTTGAAGGATCAATTGGCCAACTCCACCGCCAAGTGGAAGGTCGTCGGCAATCAGGTGATTTTCTCTGAATTCAACGTCGGATGGGCGGGACCTGCCACTGGGCAGACCTTCGAGCAGGTAGAAAGTGGTTTTCTTGATATCTGGGATGGATATCCAGCAGAACGCGATACGCTTATCAACTTCATCTCCAGCAATTCCATAGATAACGTGATCTGGCTGACAGGTGATTTTCATTCCACGTTTGCCTTCGATATTGCGCTGCGTCCGTCCGTGTTCGCGGTAGATGTGCAGGATGGTACGTTGTTGCCTACCTATGATCCTGCCACAGGCAACGGATCTGTAGCGGTAGAATTTGCAACGCCTTCCATCACTTCCAAGAACTTTGACGAGAACGTAGGCGCTGCGGCTTCCGCTGGATTCGAATTTCAGATGAACAACCCGATCTTGACGGTCGATCCTACTGATCCGGTTTATGGAATCACGCCCAACCCGCACATGAAGTATGTGGATCTGGATCAGCATGGATACTTCGTTTTGGATTTGAAGGAAGATTCCGCTCAGGCCGACTGGTATTTCGTGCAGGACATCCGGAGCCTGACTGAGGTGGAGAATCATGGCAAAGGCGCAGTAACGATGGATGGTGGCAATCGCCTCAAGATTTCCGATGCTGAAGCTACTCCCAAGGCTATTCAGGAAATTCCTGCTCCATGGCCGAACTTCACCACTTCCATCGAGGAAGCTTCTCCGATCCACCTGTTTGAAGCCTATCCAGTTCCTGCGCATGATTTCGTGAATGTGAGCTTCGCTACTACCGCTGCTGGCGATCTCCGTGTGGAACTGATGAGCTTGGATGGTTCCATGATCCAGTCCATCTCTGAACAAGTGGCCCAAGGACTCTTTCAAACACAGTTGAACACTTCTGAATTGGCGAGCGGATTCTATCTCGTGCGCATTTCCTTGAATGGCGCTACTGCCGTTACTCGCAAGGTGAT